One region of Camelina sativa cultivar DH55 chromosome 6, Cs, whole genome shotgun sequence genomic DNA includes:
- the LOC104792426 gene encoding glutathione S-transferase T3-like → MESNNTPNSQSQSYFSLLNFSYDSFAPNVNIGTSQIPVFSSQTSSQPSQPPSQSEETAEQRRERRIWSTQDDLVLISGWLNTSKDAIVGNGQKSGSFWIRIGDYYGTSSHVRGGAEPRLPDHCRQRWQKISKDVSRFCGAFAEAESEKASGMDSEYDYGINSPLDYSSEEEEEAGSDSVDEYIRLAETTARKCLEHFIVGIVDLFGTEYLR, encoded by the coding sequence ATGGAATCAAACAATACTCCTAACAGTCAGTCTCAGTCCTACTTTAGCCTTCTTAACTTCTCATATGACAGCTTTGCTCCCAATGTAAACATTGGGACCTCTCAAATCCCTGTTTTTAGTTCACAAACTAGTTCACAGCCGAGTCAACCTCCTAGTCAATCAGAAGAGACAGCAGAACAGCGTAGGGAGAGAAGAATATGGTCCACACAAGATGACTTAGTCCTAATAAGTGGATGGTTAAACACATCGAAGGATGCAATAGTTGGGAATGGCCAAAAGTCAGGGTCCTTTTGGATCCGTATAGGAGATTATTATGGAACAAGTAGTCATGTACGTGGTGGTGCTGAGCCTAGGCTCCCTGACCATTGTAgacaaagatggcaaaaaaTCAGTAAGGATGTGAGCAGGTTTTGTGGAGCCTTTGCAGAGGCAGAGAGTGAGAAAGCTAGTGGCATGGACTCTGAATACGACTATGGTATAAACAGCCCATTAGACTATAGTTccgaagaggaggaggaggctggGTCGGACTCGGTTGACGAATATATACGTCTTGCTGAAACAACTgctcgtaaatgtttggaacatttcATCGTCGGAATAGTTGACTTGTTTGGCACTGAATACCTACGCTGA
- the LOC104792424 gene encoding uncharacterized protein LOC104792424 produces the protein MRGLAACYSEHAIKVSDTYCSGPSNHSYLSPTLPPSIPDTVTTTYKSNLPSSDKPVSVSLTWSDNITVVISTPPKSYSVSLRKPKGSRKLTSSSGSLNAEIFWDLSEAEHGNNNGPEPTGRFFVVVVVNSDITLKIGDVDHRGREGTSPSSSSSLWRVSRTERFSGTCWLTTKAQFSDVGTKHEIQIQCGGGGGSGGEGYLWKLNSPETMSVYVDKRKVFAVKKLKWNFRGNQTMFFDGMLIDMMWDLHDWFYKETTATTSSSTSSSSSSSSSSSSPPCAVFMFRRRSGLDSRLWIDEDEEESNRINNKKVGSLDENHSFSLIICASKK, from the coding sequence ATGAGAGGCCTCGCGGCTTGTTACAGTGAACACGCCATTAAAGTATCAGATACATACTGTTCAGGTCCTTCGAATCACTCATACCTATCTCCGACATTACCACCTTCGATCCCAGACACGGTTACCACCACTTATAAATCCAATCTCCCTTCTTCCGACAAACCCGTCTCTGTTTCGTTAACCTGGTCTGATAACATCACCGTCGTCATCTCAACGCCGCCGAAGTCTTACTCTGTTTCGCTTAGGAAACCTAAAGGATCAAGAAAGCTTACTTCTTCCTCCGGTTCACTCAACGCCGAGATCTTTTGGGATCTATCTGAAGCAGAGCACGGAAACAACAACGGACCTGAACCTACCGGGAgattcttcgtcgtcgtcgttgttAATTCCGATATTACCCTTAAGATTGGTGACGTTGACCACCGCGGGAGAGAGGGAACGTcaccgtcgtcgtcgtcgtcgttatGGCGTGTCTCGAGAACAGAGAGATTTTCTGGAACTTGTTGGCTCACGACGAAAGCTCAATTCTCCGACGTCGGAACTAAACACGAGATTCAGATTCAatgcggcggaggaggaggaagcggAGGAGAAGGGTATTTATGGAAACTGAATAGTCCAGAAACGATGTCGGTTTACGTGGATAAGAGGAAAGTGTTTGCGGTGAAGAAGCTTAAATGGAACTTTAGAGGGAACCAAACAATGTTCTTCGATGGGATGCTTATAGATATGATGTGGGATTTACACGACTGGTTCTACAAAGAGACAACGGCGACGACGTCTTCTTCGACTagttcgtcttcctcttcttcgagTTCGTCGTCGTCACCTCCGTGTGCTGTGTTTATGTTTAGGAGGAGGAGTGGTTTGGATAGTAGACTGTggattgatgaagatgaagaagagagtaaTAGGATCAACAATAAGAAGGTTGGATCATTAGATGAGAATCATTCGTTTTCTCTTATCATTTGTGCTTCTAAAAAGTga
- the LOC104792421 gene encoding UPF0481 protein At3g47200-like — MVDAGEQPPSASVPNEGESLLKIRIERMHKKLKEPPRLLSSAAGKPTCSIFRVPQSMIDCNGRCYEPRVVSVGPYHRGKMHLKMIEEHKWRYLNVLLTRTQNRTLEDYMKSVKSVEKEARECYSESIHMDSDEFNEMMVLDGCFILELFRKVSNLVPFEPNDPLVSMAWVLPFFYRDFLRLENQIPFFVLETLFNLTKGDNEEETNTSLPSLAFAFFNNTMHRTDEDLARFKELRAKHLLDLVRSSLIPESGLHAPPVTNQGKEKMPSHIIHNISKLRRAGIKLRELKDAESFLVVRFRHGTIEMPTITIDDFMSSFLENCVAYEQCHASCSMHFTTYATLLDCLMNSYKDVEYLCDQNIIENYFGTDIEIAEFVNSLGKDVAFDITQCYLKDLFEEVNEYYKSGWHVTWASFKFTYFSSPWSFASALAAFVLLVLSVIQTIYTVFQAYQK; from the coding sequence ATGGTGGACGCAGGGGAGCAACCGCCTTCTGCCTCCGTACCTAATGAGGGAGAAAGCCTCCTCAAGATCCGCATTGAGAGGATGCATAAGAAGCTGAAGGAGCCACCGCGGTTGCTTAGCTCGGCCGCGGGAAAACCAACTTGCTCCATCTTCCGAGTACCTCAGAGCATGATTGACTGTAACGGAAGATGTTATGAGCCGCGAGTGGTCTCGGTCGGACCGTACCACCGTGGAAAAATGCACCTCAAAATGATTGAAGAACACAAATGGCGTTACCTAAACGTTCTTCTCACGCGAACCCAAAACCGAACTCTAGAGGATTACATGAAGAGCGTGAAAAGCGTTGAGAAAGAGGCTAGAGAGTGTTACTCCGAGTCAATCCACATGGATTCAGACGAGTTCAACGAGATGATGGTTCTCGACGGTTGCTTTATTCTTGAGCTGTTTCGTAAAGTTAGCAATCTTGTTCCTTTCGAACCAAACGATCCACTTGTGTCCATGGCTTGGGTTCTTCCTTTCTTCTACAGAGATTTTCTTCGTCTTGAGAATCAAATCCCTTTCTTCGTTCTTGAAACTTTGTTCAATCTCACAAAAGGAGATAACGAAGAAGAGACCAACACTTCTTTACCATCTCTAGCGTTTGCCTTCTTCAACAACACGATGCACAGAACAGACGAAGATCTCGCCAGGTTCAAAGAGCTAAGAGCCAAACACCTCCTCGACCTCGTTCGGTCAAGCCTCATCCCGGAGAGTGGACTTCACGCGCCGCCGGTAACGAATCAAGGGAAGGAGAAGATGCCGTCCCACATCATCCACAACATCTCGAAGCTCCGGAGAGCCGGGATCAAACTCCGGGAGCTGAAAGACGCAGAGAGCTTCTTAGTGGTGAGATTCAGGCACGGAACGATCGAGATGCCGACGATCACCATCGATGACTTCATGAGTAGTTTCTTAGAGAACTGCGTGGCCTACGAGCAGTGCCACGCGTCGTGCTCGATGCATTTCACGACATACGCGACGCTTCTAGACTGTCTGATGAACAGTTACAAGGACGTTGAGTATCTATGCGACCAAAACATCATAGAGAACTATTTCGGAACAGACATAGAGATCGCGGAATTTGTGAACAGTCTAGGCAAAGACGTGGCGTTCGATATAACACAGTGTTACCTCAAAGACTTGTTTGAAGAAGTGAATGAGTATTACAAGAGTGGTTGGCACGTGACGTGGGCTAGTTTCAAATTCACTTACTTTAGCTCTCCTTGGTCTTTTGCCTCGGCTCTTGctgcttttgttcttttggtctTGTCCGTTATTCAGACTATATACACTGTTTTTCAGGcctatcaaaaataa
- the LOC104792422 gene encoding ethylene-responsive transcription factor ERF024-like: MQGTSKDNGGRHPMYRGVRQRRNSDKWVSEIREPRKPNRIWLGTFSTPEMAAIAYDVAALALKGTQAELNFPNSVSSLPVPASMSPGDIQAAAASAAAAFGAARDAIVMANNNSQTSGVAHVNDSYNDSTNMNEFMDDDLVFDMPNVLMNMAEGMLLSPPRPSAFDAAYYDVDGFTGGDDYLWNFP; the protein is encoded by the coding sequence ATGCAAGGAACCTCCAAGGACAATGGTGGCCGCCACCCTATGTACAGGGGAGTGAGACAACGAAGGAACTCAGACAAATGGGTTTCTGAGATCCGTGAGCCAAGAAAACCTAACCGTATCTGGTTAGGAACATTCTCCACTCCCGAGATGGCGGCAATAGCCTATGACGTGGCAGCTCTAGCCCTCAAAGGCACTCAAGCTGAGCTCAACTTCCCAAACTCGGTTTCCTCTTTGCCTGTCCCAGCCTCCATGTCTCCAGGAGACATCCAAGCAGCAGCCGCTTCAGCCGCAGCTGCTTTTGGTGCTGCTAGGGATGCGATTGTTATGGCCAATAATAACAGCCAAACAAGCGGTGTGGCCCACGTGAATGATAGTTATAATGACAGTACAAATATGAATGAATTCATGGACGATGATTTGGTATTTGACATGCCTAATGTGCTCATGAATATGGCTGAAGGAATGCTTCTCAGCCCACCTCGTCCTTCTGCCTTTGATGCTGCTTACTACGACGTTGATGGTTTCACTGGAGGCGACGATTACTTGTGGAACTTTCCTTGA
- the LOC104792423 gene encoding fructose-bisphosphate aldolase 6, cytosolic, protein MSCFTTKFADELIANAAYIGTPGKGILAADESTGTIGKRLASINVENVESNRRALRELLFTTPGALPCLSGVILFEETLYQKSSNGTPFVEMLKSAGVLPGIKVDKGTVELAGTNGETTTQGLDGLGERCKKYYEAGARFAKWRAVLKIGQNEPSELAIHENAYGLARYAVICQENGLVPIVEPEILVDGSHDIHKCAAVTERVLAACYKALSDHHVLLEGTLLKPNMVTPGSESAKVAPEVIAEHTVRALQRTVPAAVPAIVFLSGGQSEEEATRNLNAMNQLKTKKPWFLSFSFGRALQQSTLKTWGGKEENVKKAQEAFLVRCKANSEATLGAYKGDAKLGEGAAESLHVKDYKY, encoded by the exons ATGTCTTGCTTCACCACCAAATTCGCCG ATGAGCTGATTGCTAACGCTGCTTACATCGGCACACCTGGGAAAGGTATCCTTGCGGCAGATGAATCAACTGGAACCATTGGCAAACGTCTCGCTAGCATCAATGTTGAGAACGTTGAATCCAACAGACGTGCTCTTCGTGAGCTTCTCTTCACTACTCCTGGAGCTCTTCCTTGTCTCAGTGGTGTTATCCTCTTTGAAGAAACTCTCTACCAGAAGAGCTCTAATG GTACGCCTTTTGTTGAGATGTTGAAGAGTGCAGGAGTTTTGCCTGGTATTAAGGTTGACAAGGGTACCGTTGAGCTTGCTGGAACCAATGGTGAGACTACTACACAGGGTCTTGATGGTCTTGGTGAGCGTTGCAAGAAGTACTACGAGGCTGGTGCTCGTTTTGCTAAGTGGCGTGCCGTGCTTAAGATTGGTCAGAATGAGCCCTCGGAGCTAGCTATCCATGAGAACGCTTATGGATTGGCTAGGTACGCTGTCATTTGTCAAGAGAACGGTCTTGTACCCATTGTGGAGCCTGAGATTCTTGTTGACGGGTCTCATGACATCCACAAGTGTGCTGCAGTGACAGAGCGTGTTCTTGCGGCTTGCTACAAGGCCCTGAGTGATCACCATGTCTTGCTTGAAGGAACACTTTTGAAACCAAACATGGTTACTCCAGGATCAGAGAGTGCCAAGGTTGCACCAGAGGTGATCGCAGAGCACACTGTCCGTGCCCTTCAGAGGACTGTGCCAGCAGCGGTGCCAGCTATTGTGTTCTTGTCGGGTGGACAGAGCGAGGAAGAGGCCACAAGGAACCTTAACGCCATGAACCAGTTGAAGACTAAGAAGCCTTGGTTTCTGTCCTTTTCGTTTGGAAGGGCGTTGCAGCAGAGCACATTGAAGACTTGGGGAGGAAAAGAGGAGAATGTGAAGAAGGCACAAGAAGCGTTCTTGGTTAGGTGCAAGGCTAACTCTGAGGCCACACTTGGTGCATACAAAGGTGATGCTAAGCTCGGTGAAGGTGCAGCGGAGAGCCTTCACGTTAAAGATTACAAGTACTAA
- the LOC104792420 gene encoding nucleolin-like, which produces MAEKKKHLHELLEDDQEPFHLNHYISELRSQMGCSDLRVKKRKSDNNVATFPPPGLFSCESSCFFAAHKSPDPRKSPLFELRSPGKKKTRDGRVFLQIPARTAAILLDAAARIQKQQSEKAKTTNKARTRGNGFGMFGSVLKLLTNRKLKPRLDNADENAISLERGSEPTSSSSSSSGSRRERFVEIGDKCFCDSPFHFVLQTSPSSSGHRTPHFTSTATSPARRSTEDEDSDETESLEKVRGQEEEDKEEEDKEQCSPVSVLDPLEEEEEEEDEDHQHEPDHHNLLPCSFEVVQRAKWRLLKKLRRFEKLAGLDPVELEGKMSEEEEDEEEEEYEESEEDDNIRIYDSDEEYEDVDEAMTRESRCAEEERSKKKNDERQKKWRMMNAWKIGLGVEEDVDVVVRKDMREETREWTQHGGEVEEAVSDLELSIFLFLIDEFSHELVSSSP; this is translated from the exons AtggctgagaagaagaagcatttaCATGAGCTTCTTGAAGATGACCAAGAGCCTTTTCATCTCAACCATTACATCTCTGAACTCCGTTCTCAGATGGGTTGCTCCGATTTGCGTGTCAAGAAGCGAAAGTCCGACAACAACGTCGCCACGTTTCCTCCTCCTGGTTTGTTCTCCTGCGAGAGTTCTTGTTTCTTCGCCGCTCATAAATCTCCAGACCCAAGAAAGTCTCCACTCTTTGAGCTCCGCTCTCCGGGTAAGAAAAAGACACGTGACGGTCGTGTTTTCCTCCAGATTCCGGCTAGAACCGCCGCAATTCTCTTGGATGCAGCGGCTAGGATTCAGAAGCAGCAGTCGGAGAAGGCTAAGACGACCAACAAAGCTCGGACCAGAGGAAACGGGTTTGGTATGTTCGGGTCCGTCTTGAAGCTGCTAACAAACCGTAAACTAAAACCACGTTTGGATAACGCTGATGAAAACGCGATTTCTTTAGAACGCGGGTCGGAACCAacgagtagtagtagtagtagtagtggcaGCCGGAGAGAGCGTTTTGTGGAGATTGGTGATAAGTGCTTTTGTGACAGCCCTTTTCACTTCGTTCTTCAAACAAGTCCTTCTTCCTCCGGTCACCGGACTCCTCACTTCACATCGACGGCTACTTCTCCGGCGCGACGCAGTACAGAG GACGAAGATAGCGATGAGACAGAGAGCTTAGAGAAAGTGAgaggacaagaagaagaagataaagaagaggaagacaaggAACAATGTAGCCCTGTCTCTGTACTTGACCCtcttgaggaggaggaggaagaggaggacgaGGACCACCAACACGAGCCTGACCATCACAATCTCCTCCCGTGCAGCTTTGAAGTTGTACAAC GGGCTAAATGGCGGCTACTTAAGAAGCTTCGTAGATTCGAGAAGTTAGCGGGGCTGGATCCGGTAGAGCTCGAAGGGAAGAtgtcggaagaagaagaggacgaagaagaggaagagtatgAGGAGAGCGAGGAAGACGATAACATAAGGATTTACGATTCAGATGAAGAATATGAGGACGTAGATGAAGCAATGACACGAGAGAGCCGATGCGCAGAAGAGGAGaggagtaagaagaagaatgatgagAGGCAGAAGAAATGGAGGATGATGAACGCATGGAAGATAGGGTTGGGAGTAGAGGAGGATGTGGACGTGGTGGTGCGGAAAGATATGAGAGAGGAGACCAGAGAATGGACACAACACGGTGGAGAAGTGGAAGAGGCTGTGTCCGATCTCGAGctctctattttcttatttttgattgATGAATTTTCTCACGAacttgtctcttcttctccatga